A part of Miscanthus floridulus cultivar M001 chromosome 6, ASM1932011v1, whole genome shotgun sequence genomic DNA contains:
- the LOC136458099 gene encoding probable anion transporter 1, chloroplastic, translating to MLLHLLPLSCPASPFHLRGAGGSPRLRAGGRARTRALRGTDVEPETPPRRRRGREDDHDPHAAGSGGDTGALLASVRRLLLSEAPAEEEEQGHFPKRWAIVFLCFSAFLLCNMDRVNMSIAILPMSAEYGWNPQTVGLIQSSFFWGYLLTQIAGGIWADTVGGKTVLGFGVVWWSIATVLTPVAAKLGLPFLLVVRAFMGIGEGVAMPAMNNILSKWVPVSERSRSLALVYSGMYLGSVTGLAFSPLLIHKFGWPSVFYSFGSLGAVWVTTWATKAYSSPLEDPGISTAEKKLIASQSTAGEPVKTIPWRLILSKPPVWALIVSHFCHSWGTFILLTWMPTYYNQVLKFNLMESGLFCVLPWFTMAVSANVGGWIADTLVSRGVSVTTVRKIMQSIGFLGPAFFLTQLSHVDSPAMAVLCMACSQGTDAFSQSGLYSNHQDIGPRYAGVLLGLSNTAGVLAGVFGTAATGYILQHGSWDNVFELSVVLYLVGTLVWNVFSTGEKILD from the exons ATGCTCCTCCACCTGCTTCCGCTCTCCTGCCCCGCGTCGCCGTTCCACCTGCGCGGGGCCGGCGGCTCGCCGCGGCTCCGGGCAGGGGGCAGGGCCAGGACGCGGGCGCTCCGGGGGACGGACGTGGAGCCGGAGACCCCTCCGCGAAGGCGCCGCGGCCGCGAGGACGACCACGATCCGCACGCGGCTGGGAGCGGTGGAGACACCGGGGCGCTGCTGGCGTCGGTCAGGAGGCTTCTGCTCTCCGAGGcgccggcggaggaggaggagcagggacaCTTCCCCAAGCGTTGGGCCATCGTCTTCCTCTGCTTCTCCGCATTCCTGCTCTGCAACATGGACCGC GTAAATATGAGCATTGCTATTCTGCCTATGTCCGCAGAGTATGGTTGGAACCCACAGACTGTTGGTCTCATCCAGTCATCTTTCTTCTGGGGCTATCTCCTAACTCAG ATAGCTGGAGGGATATGGGCAGATACTGTTGGAGGAAAGACTGTCCTTGGTTTTGGTGTGGTTTGGTGGTCCATAGCTACAGTTCTTACTCCTGTTGCAGCCAAGCTTGGCTTGCCATTTCTTCTTGTTGTGCGGGCTTTCATGGGAATTGGTGAG GGGGTTGCCATGCCTGCAATGAACAATATTCTTTCAAAATGGGTCCCTGTATCAGAGAGGAGCAGATCATTGGCTCTTGTGTATAGTGGAATGTACCTTGGGTCAGTTACAGGACTTGCATTTTCCCCCTTGCTGATACATAAGTTCGGTTGGCCATCAGTCTTCTATTCATTCGGGTCCCTAGGGGCTGTTTGGGTCACGACATGGGCAACCAAG GCATATAGTTCCCCACTTGAAGATCCTGGAATCAGCACTGCAGAAAAGAAGCTTATTGCTAGTCAGAGCACAGCAGGCGAGCCTGTTAAAACAATTCCGTGGAGATTAATATTATCAAAACCACCTGTTTGGGCACTTATAGTTTCTCATTTCTGCCATAGCTGGGGAACTTTCATTTTACTCACATGGATGCCCACATACTACAACCAG GTTCTGAAATTCAACCTTATGGAATCTGGCCTTTTCTGTGTTCTTCCCTGGTTCACGATGGCAGTTTCTGCAAATGTTGGTGGTTGGATTGCAGACACACTTGTCAGTAGAGGAGTATCTGTGACAACTGTTCGGAAG ATCATGCAATCAATCGGATTCTTGGGGCCAGCATTTTTTCTAACTCAACTAAGCCATGTCGACTCGCCTGCCATGGCGGTGTTGTGCATGGCTTGTAGCCAG GGAACCGATGCATTCTCGCAGTCTGGTCTATACTCGAACCATCAAGATATAGGCCCTCGATATGCA GGTGTACTGCTTGGTCTTTCCAACACAGCTGGGGTTTTAGCCGGTGTATTTGGCACAGCAGCAACAGGATACATCTTGCAGCATG GTTCTTGGGATAACGTATTCGAGTTATCGGTAGTGCTTTATCTGGTAGGGACTTTGGTATGGAATGTATTCTCAACTGGCGAGAAGATTCTTGATTGA